The Siphonobacter curvatus genome includes a window with the following:
- a CDS encoding pyridoxal phosphate-dependent aminotransferase, with product MKVPFRISNPFTDFGYSLALLALSFASLAQSQPSEITLSLNENPYGPAPGVFSRLEAEKGRLSRYTGDEGKALVEAIARREGVSPEQIITGEILEQLGIYLGLKGGAGGEFMYAVPGYPALVNAAARVGGKVVAVPLNANKSNDLAAFRQELTERTQAVFLVNPHNPSGTVTERKMFHDFIHEVSSRALVIVDEAYLEFTDDFQGRTAVNNLREGDNVLVFRTFAKAYGLTGLSIGYAVTTPSLAAYLKNQGLGNVHDLNRLSVVAALASLEDRSYLPRVTQAIQSERQRWTKLLDELKLPHTDSQANFVYFDTGKPYAEVEDAFRKAGLRIGRAFAPYATWVRITIGLPEENSKAQAVLKRIVAKPNR from the coding sequence ATGAAGGTCCCTTTCAGGATTTCCAATCCGTTTACTGATTTTGGCTATTCGCTGGCTCTGTTAGCCTTGTCCTTTGCGTCATTGGCTCAATCGCAGCCGAGCGAAATTACGCTTTCGCTGAATGAAAATCCTTACGGTCCTGCTCCCGGCGTATTCTCGCGACTGGAGGCCGAAAAGGGTCGATTGAGTCGGTACACGGGCGACGAAGGTAAGGCTCTGGTAGAGGCCATTGCCAGACGGGAAGGGGTTTCTCCTGAACAGATTATTACCGGCGAAATACTTGAGCAACTGGGGATTTACCTCGGCCTGAAAGGTGGAGCGGGCGGGGAGTTTATGTATGCCGTGCCGGGCTATCCGGCTCTGGTGAATGCCGCCGCCCGGGTGGGGGGAAAAGTAGTTGCGGTGCCTTTGAATGCAAATAAAAGCAACGATCTGGCGGCGTTCCGACAGGAACTGACGGAACGCACGCAGGCCGTATTTCTGGTCAATCCCCACAATCCTTCCGGTACGGTGACGGAGCGAAAAATGTTTCATGATTTTATTCACGAGGTATCTAGCCGTGCCCTAGTCATTGTGGATGAAGCTTACCTGGAATTTACGGATGACTTTCAGGGACGTACAGCCGTAAATAACCTTCGTGAAGGGGACAATGTGCTGGTTTTTCGAACCTTCGCCAAGGCCTACGGTCTGACAGGACTCTCGATTGGTTATGCCGTAACCACTCCGAGTTTAGCCGCCTATTTAAAAAATCAGGGTTTGGGCAATGTCCATGACCTGAATCGACTTTCGGTAGTGGCGGCTCTGGCCTCGCTGGAAGATCGCTCGTACTTGCCCCGCGTCACGCAGGCTATTCAAAGCGAGCGGCAGCGATGGACAAAGCTTCTGGATGAACTTAAACTGCCCCATACTGATTCGCAAGCTAATTTTGTGTATTTTGATACGGGTAAACCTTACGCGGAAGTGGAAGATGCTTTCCGAAAGGCGGGCCTCCGCATTGGCCGGGCATTTGCTCCGTATGCGACCTGGGTACGAATTACGATTGGGTTACCGGAAGAAAATTCAAAAGCTCAGGCGGTCTTGAAACGAATCGTGGCAAAGCCCAATAGATAA